One Plasmodium berghei ANKA genome assembly, chromosome: 13 genomic region harbors:
- a CDS encoding dihydroorotase, putative: protein MESGFSIPLADDMHCHLRQDDMLKFTVPAIKKGGCNRVLVMPNTIPIISSCEEAKKYRDELIKYDSSIEYLMTLYLNKKTDENDILINYKECNLQGIKVYPSNVTTNSNDGVSSLEPYYKIFSTLEKINKSLHIHCEEPNINPVYAEKEYLQHIHDISIKFPHLKIVLEHISTENMIELVKKYPNIAGSITPHHLHLTIDDVVDVKNYDYSFNNTDIEKYVKNVYNYCKPLPKTLDDKIALCNIIKEGNPKVFLGSDSAPHYQKFKQEPHYKPGIFTQPFLLSYLAHIFNKFNSLDKIENFACKNAAQFLNLKPKPIENNKNSIIYIQKKNFTIPNEYFGVVPFLANQTIDFTASYKHDVV, encoded by the coding sequence atggaaagCGGGTTTAGCATTCCGTTAGCAGATGATATGCATTGCCATTTAAGGCAAGATGATATGCTAAAATTTACAGTCCCtgcaataaaaaaaggagGATGTAATCGAGTTTTAGTAATGCCTAACACTATACCAATTATAAGTAGTTGTGAAGAAGCCAAGAAATATAGAgatgaattaataaaatatgatagCAGTATAGAATATTTGATGACtctatatttaaataaaaaaactgatgaaaatgatatattaattaattacAAAGAATGCAATTTACAAGGAATAAAAGTATACCCAAGTAATGTAACAACGAATTCTAACGATGGTGTATCAAGTTTAGAAccatattataaaatattttctacattagaaaaaataaataaaagtttACATATACATTGTGAAGAACCTAATATAAATCCAGTATATGCAGAAAAGGAATATTTACAGCATATACATGATATATCTATTAAATTCccacatttaaaaatagttttaGAACACATATCAACTGAAAATATGATAGAGcttgttaaaaaatatccaaATATAGCAGGATCTATTACTCCTCATCATTTGCATCTAACTATTGATGATGTTGTagatgtaaaaaattatgattaCTCATTTAACAATACagatattgaaaaatatgtaaaaaatgtatataattattgtaAACCTTTACCTAAAACATTAGATGATAAAATAGCATTATGcaatattataaaagaGGGAAACCCTAAAGTATTTTTAGGTTCTGACTCGGCTCCACATTATCAAAAATTTAAACAAGAACCTCATTATAAGCCTGGTATTTTTACACAGCCTTTTCTTTTATCATATCTTgctcatatatttaataaatttaattcattagacaaaattgaaaattttgCTTGTAAAAATGCTGcacaatttttaaatttgaaaCCTAAACCCAtcgaaaataataaaaatagtattatatacatacaaaaaaaaaattttacaataccaaatgaatattttggAGTTGTTCCATTTTTAGCTAATCAGACAATTGATTTTACAGCATCCTATAAACATGATGTCGTTTAA
- a CDS encoding GTPase-activating protein, putative, with the protein MHADNFLEDLQGIHFDDFLKKFPLNENDILNCEDSTDNNKSDYLSSSVENNDVYNKNNFILLLANNILDDSSKIIPPLRRVYWPLLLGIYKYNNLEELTKEIEKKRNLYKRDKDEYITKQINLDIQKLDPRIFHPLSSDDKNPWTLKQKNQELNNEIKQDILRTYSEKKIFQDEKIRDILNKILFIWAKKNPSISYKQGMNEIVAIFFIVNYREQIMQNDISNSCDNKKYYKEYLTLFKNDEVESDTYIIFDHFMNMGLKYLFSSREDKKTQLSKNSCKTVLLQKCTYIFHKLLKNLDKQLYNHLISLSIEPQIFLLRWVRLFYCREFPIDDTIILWDIFFSDCYAKNWKNGFEFDFKGDIIEIAHMTSEVFPLIDYFSISMVLFIKTFLLENDENSCLKRLFKYPPVENIRILIDLSIKLRQKYEKKEKIIKKEEFQNPNNIFNNNFGSNNIGSNQIGGNNYITNTGSINNISPLSSNRNSNTNNNLSTFKIKTDINKNNINNINDQINERHKYINVSSLSQKIKNVNIPNSLNTVNSKLNKVINNLNNLSYNVLNPHHRGDLQQNIFNLNEILKELKYIEQISEEKMENQIEFEKKNDEPYIYLG; encoded by the exons ATGCATGCagataattttttagaaGATTTACAAGGTATACATTTTGATgactttttaaaaaaatttcctttaaatgaaaatgatatattaaattgtgAAGATAGTacagataataataaaagtgaTTATTTAAGTAGCAGtgttgaaaataatgatgtgtataataaaaataattttatattattattagcaaataatatattagatGATAGTTCCAAAATCATCCCACCTTTACGAAGGGTTTATTGGCCTCTTTTATTgggtatatataaatataataatttagaagaattaacaaaagaaatagaaaaaaaacgaaatttatataaacgTGATAAAgatgaatatataactaaacaaattaatttagATATTCAAAAATTAGATCCTCGAATTTTTCACCCACTATCGTCTGATGATAAAAATCCATGGactttaaaacaaaaaaatcaagaattaaataatgaaataaaacaagatattttaagaacatattctgaaaaaaaaatattccaagatgaaaaaataagagatatattaaataaaatattatttatatgggCAAAGAAAAATCCATCAATATCATATAAGCAAGGTATGAATGAAATAGttgctatattttttattgttaattATCGTGAACAAATTATGCAAAATGATATATCAAATAGttgtgataataaaaagtattataaagaatatcttacattgtttaaaaatgatgagGTTGAATCAgacacatatataatatttgatcattttatgaatatgggattaaaatatttattttcatcgagagaagacaaaaaaacacaattatcaaaaaattcatGTAAAACTgtattattacaaaaatgcacatatatattccataaattattaaaaaatttggataaacaattatataacCATTTAATATCTTTAAGTATTGAGccacaaatatttttgctTCGATGGGTCCGTCTCTTTTATTGTAGAGAATTTCCAATAGACGATACCATCATTTTATgggatatttttttctcag attgttatgcaaaaaattggaaaaatGGGTTTGAGTTTGATTTCAAAGGAGACATAATAGAAATCGCACACATGACTTCAGAAGTTTTTCCTTTAATagattatttttctatatctatggttttatttattaaaacatttttactcgaaaatgatgaaaactCTTGCTTAAAAagattatttaaatatccTCCTgttgaaaatataagaatattAATCGATTTATCAATTAAGTTACgacaaaaatatgaaaaaaaagaaaaaataattaaaaaagagGAATTTCAAAAtccaaataatattttcaataataattttggaAGTAACAATATTGGAAGTAACCAAATTGGGggtaataattatattaccAATACTGGGagcataaataatatttctcCATTAAGTTCAAACCGAAATtcaaatacaaataataatttaagcacatttaaaattaaaactgatataaataaaaataacataaacaatataaatgatcaaattaatgaaagacataaatatattaatgtttCTAGTCTAagtcaaaaaataaaaaatgttaatataCCAAATTCATTAAATACTGTTAATagtaaattaaataaagtcataaataatttaaataatttatcttACAATGTTTTAAATCCCCATCATCGTGGAGATCTacaacaaaatatttttaatttgaatGAAATACTTAAggaattaaaatatatagagcAAATTTCagaagaaaaaatggaaaaccAAATtgaatttgaaaaaaaaaatgatgagccatacatatatttaggGTGA
- a CDS encoding DnaJ protein, putative, with the protein MKNDKKLNLYEILGVEKKANAKEIAKAYRILALTYHPDKFLSHNKKLNNKGNKNKENEGNENKNDEDEPLTLERCKEMFLQIQKAYDILKDPEKRQNYDDFGLEEDFDEFKNYLDPKLFHSRIKVEDILKYEQKYKNSQDEKDDLIQFYNKFNGNIKHILEYIPFSDASDLDRFLNIFEDLFKDKKIEKTKDYEKSLKNINNIIKAYENIVKKDNIRGGNKKTKKRKTEEPIDDLVLAIRNNEARRNQKINSLLTSIEIEYSKKNPKKKKVKPPTEEELKEISKRLEENKKRSIEMRKLKGL; encoded by the coding sequence atgaaaaatgataaaaaattaaatttgtatGAAATATTAGGTGTCGAGAAAAAGGCAAATGCAAAAGAAATAGCTAAAGCATACAGAATATTAGCTCTGACTTACCATCCCgacaaatttttatcacataataaaaagttaaataataaaggaaataaaaataaagaaaatgaaggTAATGAAAATAAGAATGATGAGGATGAACCATTAACATTGGAAAGATGCAAAGAAATGTTTTTGCAAATACAAAAAgcatatgatatattaaaagatcCTGAAAAAAGACAAAACTATGATGATTTTGGATTGGAAGAAGATTTTGATGAATTCAAAAATTATCTTGATCCGAAATTATTTCATTCTAGAATCAAAGTTGAAGACATACTAAAATATGAGcagaaatataaaaatagccaagatgaaaaagatgatttaattcaattttataataaattcaaTGGTAATATTAAGCACATTCTTGAATACATTCCATTTAGTGATGCATCTGATTTGGATAGAtttctaaatatatttgagGATCTTtttaaagataaaaaaatagaaaaaacaaaagatTATGAAAAgtcattaaaaaatataaataatattattaaagcatatgaaaatattgttaaaaaagataatatCCGGGGtggtaataaaaaaacgaaaaaaagaaaaacagAAGAACCTATTGATGATCTAGTTCTAGCTATTAGAAATAATGAAGCAAGAAggaatcaaaaaataaactcACTTTTAACTAGTATCGAAATAGAatattctaaaaaaaatcctaaaaaaaaaaaagttaaacCTCCAACAGAAgaagaattaaaagaaataagcAAAAGACtcgaagaaaataaaaagcgTAGTATCGAAATGAGAAAGTTAAAAGGATTATAA
- a CDS encoding CKK domain-containing protein, putative, with amino-acid sequence MNKSEENEQTKKSSAYKTNKKKLCKNIMNEEYPFYVNYDILVKNYKNEKNYIDLNLEINYNLEEIEENNENIKKCIFIPNSKNKDNLWDRKSRSKNEKINNQHETNYNIDSKNNFISTKYKKKSSNPNCENRESGRTNHTNRSVSSGEEGKANSDKNKSEDNIKNKNNHESYSSDSNDTYCSELSENYSEIEKKSMNFSQRITYDDIILNKINLYDTTLDLNSYMNNKNKNKDKNDADHISYGVNKLKRVISNSSSLLFADNNTENFDYTHNKISSNNDNRSDRNNTELYSSNIFSKHHKYAFLDKLYCSKEEERNKLNNPVIELARERSSPIHLQFNKNDKILNRRKSEDDILNKYEKIIKIMKYLRRIKTRHPEIETIVSILSNNIKNVTFNCEKMFSSRRELNDFLKKIYIYQIFILKKVVFKNNYSPKNNYSKKCNSKNPSMQSVSFVNINKSHLRDYSEIPDDTKRDSNYLLYYLSKNRSFNIPNNLLYENSNVNKDHINRNRQNGVDTLGNIHKYIDLKSTKNIENRTYYAFKNEKDRKNDKNKKYNNKSSDNSDEEKNQNYERYDNKIKEKKKKNHRNNEHNINSNNALDKIEMCQEKRGIFVKPRKNHILNIKNELTNTREIYNNDDNNSNTFVNVPLNECKPNTNYLKRIDNAEDRHVMDNAYTKGALECSNLNITQKRGQFEKKYIVLKKELNMNALNLENKCAPIRKNISENERFPNNSIDKDKLDKKTYVLYYDVNKEINTISNRNSVTNALKTTLLNKPQNFAALQNFLFKIEVELVEYKHFILLITKNVKKLSLEALYGLNDFSVFEKVYGKKIAPRFLVSQKVKMFYKYDIFYQRFKELENVRAFSGITDAVELI; translated from the exons atgaATAAAagtgaagaaaatgaacaaaCTAAAAAAAGTTCTGCCTACAAAAccaacaaaaaaaaattgtgtaaaaatataatgaatgaGGAATATCCtttttatgtaaattatgatatacttgtaaaaaattataaaaatgaaaaaaattatattgatCTAAACCTtgaaattaattataatttagaagaaatagaagaaaacaacgaaaatataaaaaagtgtatatttatacctAATTCGAAAAATAAGGATAATTTGTGGGATCGAAAATCTAgatcaaaaaatgaaaaaataaataaccaGCATGAAACTAATTACAATATAGActctaaaaataattttatttcaacaaagtacaaaaaaaaaagcagCAACCCAAATTGTGAAAATAGAGAAAGTGGTAGAACCAACCATACAAATCGTAGTGTAAGCTCTGGAGAAGAAGGGAAAGCAAATAGcgataaaaacaaaagtgaagataacataaaaaataaaaataaccaTGAATCTTATTCTTCTGATTCAAATGATACCTATTGCTCAGAATTATCTGAAAATTACTCCGAAATTGAGAAAAAAAGTATGAACTTTTCTCAAAGAATTACATATGATGATATAATACTCAACAAGATAAATCTATATGATACAACACTTGATTTAAATAGTTacatgaataataaaaataaaaacaaagataaaaatgatgCTGACCATATATCTTATGGAGTAAACAAACTAAAACGCGTAATATCGAATAGCtcttctttattatttgctGATAATAATACTGAAAACTTTGACTACacacataataaaatttctaGCAATAATGACAATAGAAGTGATCGCAATAATACTGAGCTTTACTCgtcaaatattttttcgaaGCACCATAAATATGCGTTTCTggataaattatattgttCTAAGGAGGAAGAA CGAAACAAACTTAATAATCCGGTCATCGAATTAGCAAGAGAAAGGAGTTCACCTATACACCTccaatttaataaaaatgataaaatattaaatagaagaaaaagtgaagatgatatattaaataaatatgaaaaaataataaaaataatgaaatatttaagaAGGATAAAAACTCGACATCCAGAAATTGAAACTATTGTTTCTATTTTgtctaataatattaaaaatgtcaCGTTTAACTGTGAGAAAATGTTTTCATCAAGACGCGAGCTAAATGActtcttaaaaaaaatatacatttatcaaatttttatactaAAAA AAGTggtttttaaaaataactattccccaaaaaataattacagCAAAAAATGCAATAGCAAAAACCCTTCAATGCAAAGCGTATCATTTGTAAATATCAATAAATCCCATCTAAG agaCTATTCAGAAATCCCCGATGACACAAAGAGAGATTCTAATTACTTACTCTACTATCTAAGCAAAAATCGTTCCTTTAATATACCAAATAACcttttatatgaaaattcGAATGTAAATAAAGATCATATTAATAGAAATAGGCAAAATGGTGTTGATACGTTAGGCAATatacacaaatatatagatCTAAAAagtacaaaaaatatagaaaacaGAACATATTATGCAttcaaaaatgaaaaagataGAAAAAAcgacaaaaataaaaaatataataataaaagtagTGATAATTCTGACgaagaaaaaaatcaaaattatgaacgatatgataataaaataaaggaaaaaaaaaaaaaaaatcatcgAAACAACGAACATAATATCAATTCTAATAATGCATTAGATAAAATCGAAATGTGCCAAGAGAAAAGAGGCATATTTGTGAAACCAAGAAAgaatcatatattaaatataaaaaacgaATTAACCAATACAagagaaatatataacaatgatgataataatagtaatacaTTTGTTAATGTCCCATTAAATGAATGCAAGCcaaatacaaattatttaaagcGGATCGACAATGCGGAAGATAGACATGTGATGGATAATGCATACACCAAAGGGGCGCTAGAATGTTCCAATTTAAATATCACACAAAAGCGAGGacaatttgaaaaaaaatatatagttttaaaaaaggaaCTAAATATGAATGCTCTTAATTTAGAGAATAAATGCGCCCCTatcagaaaaaatatttccgAAAATGAGAGATTTCCAAATAACTCTATCGATAAAGATAAATTagataaaaaaacttaCGTGTTATACTATGATGtcaataaagaaataaataccATATCTAATAGGAATTCTGTTACGAATGCATTGAAAACAACCCTTTTAAAta aacCCCAAAATTTTGCAGCCCTTCAGAATTTcttatttaaaattgaaGTGGAGCTAGTCGAATATAagcattttattttgttaataactaaaaatgttaaaaaacTGAGTCTAGAAGCTTTATACGGATTAAATGATTTTTCTGTTTTTGAAAAG GTATATGGGAAAAAAATCGCTCCGAGATTTTTAGTTTCccaaaaagtaaaaatgttttacaaatatgatatattttatcaaagATTTAAGGAACTTGAGAATGTTCGAGCGTTCAGTGGAATTACTGATGCAGTAGAATTAATATAA